One region of Endozoicomonas sp. Mp262 genomic DNA includes:
- a CDS encoding transposase: MPLTKPRTIAEKLLKIVSDEAGQIPDFRKKSQHDKIVLHDAVMSGLAVMHLKYPSLLAFDQDCVNNPDRLKNLKSMYNVSCVPSDTYLRDLIDPIETRYLRKFFTRLFAFVQRSGRLKQFTYFEEGYLAPIDGTGHFCSGKISCPECCVKKPGSKNPQYYHQLLACCLVKPGKKEVLPLMPEPIIKQVDASKNDCEKVALKRLLANLSREHPHLPLVLTFDDLYSDGPTIKLVKSFGYSFIMVAKDSTHESLYQAVDELDCADKVVRYEYTDDKGFTHWFRFVNGAPINKSHPDVLVNFLEYIEIDPEGNKKYVNTWVTDIELSAENVNKFMRGARAKWKIENETFNTLKTQGYHLEHNYGHGKQHLASNLACLTFTAFLINQIEQLSCKLFQEALKIKKSKKAFWHAIRGLFDWFCIDNWTDVFTAIIEGRSVSLKLLTVDTT, from the coding sequence GTGCCGCTAACGAAACCAAGAACCATTGCTGAAAAACTGCTCAAAATAGTCTCTGATGAAGCGGGTCAAATTCCAGACTTTCGCAAGAAAAGCCAACATGACAAAATTGTCCTTCATGATGCGGTCATGAGTGGCCTGGCAGTCATGCACCTGAAATACCCTTCATTACTGGCTTTTGATCAGGATTGTGTCAATAACCCAGATAGGCTCAAGAACTTAAAGTCGATGTACAATGTCAGCTGTGTCCCCAGTGATACCTATCTGAGGGATCTGATTGACCCTATCGAAACACGCTATTTAAGGAAGTTCTTTACCCGCCTGTTTGCCTTTGTGCAACGATCTGGGCGGCTTAAGCAGTTCACTTATTTTGAGGAAGGGTATCTTGCGCCTATCGATGGTACGGGGCACTTTTGCTCAGGGAAGATTAGTTGTCCTGAGTGTTGTGTAAAAAAGCCAGGCAGCAAAAATCCGCAATACTACCATCAGTTACTGGCCTGCTGTCTGGTAAAGCCGGGCAAGAAAGAAGTATTACCTTTAATGCCTGAACCCATCATCAAACAAGTTGATGCGTCAAAGAATGATTGTGAGAAGGTAGCGCTCAAGCGGCTATTGGCGAATTTATCCAGAGAGCATCCGCACCTGCCACTGGTTCTGACTTTTGATGACCTGTACTCAGATGGACCGACCATCAAGTTGGTAAAGTCCTTTGGCTATAGCTTCATTATGGTGGCAAAGGATTCAACCCATGAGTCGTTATACCAGGCCGTCGATGAGCTGGATTGTGCAGACAAAGTGGTGCGCTATGAATATACCGATGATAAAGGGTTTACGCACTGGTTCCGGTTTGTGAATGGTGCCCCCATTAACAAGTCACACCCGGATGTGCTGGTTAACTTTCTCGAATATATAGAAATTGATCCAGAGGGCAACAAGAAGTACGTCAACACCTGGGTCACGGACATTGAGCTTTCAGCCGAGAACGTGAATAAATTCATGCGAGGAGCACGCGCTAAATGGAAAATTGAAAACGAAACGTTCAATACACTGAAAACACAGGGCTACCATCTCGAACACAATTACGGGCACGGAAAGCAGCATCTGGCCAGCAATCTGGCATGCCTGACTTTTACGGCCTTCCTCATCAACCAGATAGAACAACTGTCTTGCAAGCTCTTCCAGGAAGCGCTCAAGATAAAAAAGTCTAAAAAGGCATTCTGGCATGCCATACGAGGGCTGTTTGACTGGTTCTGCATTGATAACTGGACAGACGTATTTACAGCTATCATTGAAGGGCGAAGTGTGAGCTTGAAGTTGCTGACTGTCGATACGACATAG
- a CDS encoding ankyrin repeat domain-containing protein — protein sequence MVDPEELGYSELTDSGQIFNEHHIQPTPELIDLFFLACKSGQSEIIGIFLSNGFDLLMEGNNGITPVHIFTLFNHGNLIDQVCLSQPELFNLKKGNTQTTPFHLAVMNGHDKTVAHLIEKGANPNLRNSFGSTPTEMAIHTNNPDVALILLHNKKTRLDGKTVISIKKAITQKINEPEFVS from the coding sequence GTGGTTGATCCAGAGGAGTTGGGCTACAGTGAACTCACGGATTCAGGTCAAATATTTAATGAACACCATATACAACCAACACCTGAGTTAATAGACTTATTTTTTCTTGCATGCAAAAGTGGACAATCAGAAATTATAGGAATATTTCTTAGCAATGGGTTTGATTTATTGATGGAAGGAAACAATGGAATTACACCAGTACACATATTCACCCTTTTTAATCATGGCAACTTGATAGATCAAGTATGCTTATCCCAACCTGAATTATTCAACCTTAAAAAAGGAAATACCCAAACAACTCCTTTTCATCTGGCGGTCATGAACGGGCATGATAAAACAGTGGCACACTTAATAGAAAAGGGTGCCAACCCTAATTTAAGAAATAGTTTTGGATCAACCCCCACTGAAATGGCTATTCATACAAACAACCCAGATGTTGCTTTGATATTGCTACACAACAAAAAAACAAGACTTGATGGAAAAACAGTAATTTCAATAAAAAAAGCAATAACCCAAAAAATTAATGAGCCTGAATTTGTATCATAA
- a CDS encoding IS1380 family transposase, with the protein MKLKIEQSQTEFYTPVAGLYFVGHALNKKTALSKSLRKIKKRHRITHIDLIRAYCGQLAQGKSDFDNVDNNRDNDWFRLAMGIKQMPSASRLRQRFNEDAAQLIPFIEDSLTDVLVNLQVPVTPLPKKLDKKQHIPLDIDVFPMDNSNTKKEGVEYTYKKFFGYAPIAAYFGCEGWCLGCELRPGSQHSQNDFIGFLQAVLHRSRRLTRAPILVRLDSGHDAEESRREIAGFKGVNHIIKLNPRKYHTKEHWLPIFEEKQVKWEESRPGKSYATLSTVYETNYGNQRLIIRIIKRTTDTVGQRFLTPDYELEGWWTTLSEADYSDDQIINLYEDHATSEQFHSELKTDMDLERLPSGKFDTNDLVMCLGALVYNILRYMGQSCLLGPDAPVRHKAKRRRLKTVIQELIYLAARLLKKGHQYRLRFGRYCPGFRSFHQLISQHALC; encoded by the coding sequence GTGAAACTGAAAATTGAACAATCACAGACGGAATTTTATACACCGGTCGCAGGGCTTTATTTCGTTGGTCATGCACTCAACAAAAAGACAGCGTTAAGCAAATCCCTGCGCAAAATAAAAAAAAGGCACCGTATCACTCATATCGACCTGATCAGAGCTTACTGCGGCCAACTGGCTCAGGGTAAAAGTGATTTTGATAATGTTGATAATAACCGGGATAACGACTGGTTCCGGTTGGCAATGGGCATTAAACAAATGCCTTCAGCCAGCCGCTTAAGACAGCGTTTCAATGAAGATGCCGCCCAACTGATTCCTTTCATCGAGGACAGCCTTACCGATGTCCTGGTTAATCTTCAGGTGCCCGTCACACCCCTTCCGAAAAAACTCGATAAGAAGCAGCACATACCACTGGATATCGACGTATTCCCTATGGATAACAGCAATACCAAAAAGGAGGGGGTCGAGTACACGTATAAAAAATTCTTTGGTTATGCCCCTATTGCCGCTTACTTTGGCTGCGAAGGCTGGTGCCTGGGATGTGAATTACGCCCAGGCTCTCAGCACTCCCAGAATGATTTTATTGGCTTTTTACAAGCAGTGCTGCACCGCAGCCGACGTTTGACCCGAGCGCCTATTCTGGTTCGCCTTGATAGTGGCCACGATGCTGAGGAATCGCGCCGGGAAATCGCCGGGTTCAAAGGTGTGAATCACATTATCAAGCTCAACCCAAGAAAGTATCACACCAAGGAACACTGGCTCCCCATTTTTGAAGAAAAGCAAGTCAAATGGGAGGAGTCGCGTCCAGGAAAGAGTTATGCGACACTCTCAACCGTCTATGAAACCAACTATGGTAACCAGCGTCTGATTATTCGCATTATCAAGCGTACCACTGATACTGTAGGGCAGAGATTTCTGACACCCGATTATGAGCTGGAAGGATGGTGGACAACACTCAGCGAAGCTGACTACAGCGATGATCAGATCATTAATCTTTATGAGGATCATGCGACCAGCGAGCAGTTTCACAGTGAGTTGAAGACTGATATGGATTTAGAGCGCCTGCCTTCAGGCAAGTTTGACACCAACGACCTGGTGATGTGTTTGGGTGCACTGGTCTATAACATTCTGCGCTACATGGGGCAGAGTTGCTTGCTCGGGCCAGATGCGCCGGTACGTCATAAAGCCAAACGACGCCGGTTAAAAACCGTGATACAGGAACTCATCTACCTGGCTGCCCGTCTTCTGAAAAAAGGACATCAATACCGGCTACGCTTTGGTCGTTACTGTCCTGGTTTCAGGTCTTTCCATCAATTAATAAGCCAGCATGCACTTTGTTGA
- a CDS encoding YopT-type cysteine protease domain-containing protein: MHVTELPTNSAPQKNTVSLPPPTYWEKLQENITSIGTQIRHIQAKDIPNGVCEGLVLSWTQSVLADDQGAFDKRIETLTTDPKEGWLFWGERYHNLGDAIRDARNMAKFTKQPLSKLDEDTQHLLEIPAFLDTIYLYYAPSLTELKDTLPIQSTQAISPYALPKALASSSPDESNHLSSQYTIHNLDHFSLVELLLSLCEDVSSIPNQQQVFKINSLDHTIALSIQDGKITLFDQNYLNTGGSTYTEFEEDEIDSLAIEILSRFHQTKNNNNLLCALEKISLQRNATTRNTESVADQVSSQ; encoded by the coding sequence ATGCATGTAACAGAGCTACCAACAAATAGCGCACCACAAAAAAACACAGTCTCTCTCCCTCCCCCTACTTATTGGGAAAAGCTTCAGGAAAATATTACATCCATAGGCACCCAAATCAGGCATATACAGGCAAAGGATATACCAAATGGGGTTTGTGAAGGGCTTGTCTTAAGCTGGACCCAGTCAGTACTTGCTGATGATCAAGGTGCATTTGATAAACGTATAGAAACATTAACAACAGACCCAAAGGAAGGGTGGTTATTTTGGGGAGAGCGTTATCACAACCTCGGAGATGCAATTAGAGATGCAAGAAATATGGCTAAGTTCACCAAACAGCCCCTATCTAAACTCGATGAGGATACCCAACATCTACTTGAAATACCTGCGTTCCTGGATACCATATACCTTTACTATGCACCCTCTTTGACAGAGCTCAAAGATACCCTGCCAATACAAAGTACCCAGGCGATATCACCCTATGCTTTACCCAAAGCCTTAGCCTCCTCATCACCTGATGAATCCAACCACTTATCCTCACAATATACTATTCATAACCTGGATCATTTCAGTTTGGTGGAGTTATTATTGTCCCTATGCGAGGATGTCAGCTCCATCCCAAATCAACAGCAGGTATTTAAAATTAACTCATTAGATCATACAATAGCCCTTTCTATACAAGATGGTAAAATCACACTCTTTGATCAAAACTATCTCAACACTGGAGGTTCCACTTATACTGAATTTGAAGAAGATGAAATCGATTCCTTAGCGATTGAAATATTGAGTCGATTCCATCAAACAAAAAACAATAATAATTTACTATGCGCCCTTGAAAAAATCAGCTTACAAAGAAATGCAACCACAAGAAATACAGAATCAGTTGCTGATCAAGTAAGTTCTCAATAA
- a CDS encoding transposase: protein MVAMLTSDHKEILRELALYTTFLASALSPTAVPTFCELLFGCMLSGQGFVTQALLSINNFQCVWSSYHHWLSQGKWRWRSLACRLIQLVCSKVPRGELINIGLDDWVVERFSDKAPACRTHHQHSKKRNRPTYIWGQCWVSLAVVFERAKDEVFTAIPVLSFPSPASGNASKLKIAVAMLKVVRQEVKVQGLRLLTDCWYMNWTLMQPVLEMGYEVVGQIPLNRALYALPLESTAKKRGRPKKYGIKMTPPEVEKLPEYQTTVRIYGRFRKIRYRTRVCRARFLKGRKVRVVWGRFENDKGLTESRIFIATNTGLEGIDILRIYAKRWPVEPMFQQIKHSFGCRQLWQQKLRTLLRWMHLKMAGYALLQLLTVCKNQASVGISRIPWRDQDTTTAGMLRFALAGIIPRLPIREGWNRYSQKYEFNFNSLTDGIVKEKKKAA, encoded by the coding sequence ATGGTTGCTATGCTCACTTCAGATCATAAAGAGATCCTCCGGGAGCTTGCCTTATATACAACGTTTCTTGCTTCAGCGCTATCCCCAACAGCAGTACCTACGTTCTGCGAACTTCTTTTTGGCTGCATGCTATCCGGGCAAGGCTTTGTCACTCAGGCGCTGTTATCTATTAATAACTTTCAATGCGTATGGAGCAGTTACCACCATTGGCTCTCTCAAGGCAAGTGGCGGTGGAGGAGCCTCGCATGCCGGCTCATTCAGCTGGTATGCTCAAAAGTACCACGGGGTGAACTTATCAACATTGGTCTTGATGATTGGGTGGTGGAGCGTTTTTCTGACAAGGCTCCCGCTTGCCGAACCCATCACCAGCACAGTAAAAAAAGGAACCGGCCAACGTATATCTGGGGACAATGCTGGGTATCCCTGGCTGTTGTATTTGAGCGGGCTAAAGATGAAGTATTTACTGCCATCCCTGTGCTTTCCTTTCCATCTCCTGCTTCAGGCAATGCCAGTAAGCTAAAAATCGCTGTTGCCATGCTAAAAGTAGTGAGGCAAGAGGTGAAGGTGCAAGGACTGCGCTTGCTGACAGACTGTTGGTATATGAACTGGACGCTAATGCAACCCGTTCTGGAAATGGGCTATGAAGTAGTAGGGCAAATCCCGTTAAACCGGGCATTGTATGCCTTACCGTTGGAGTCCACTGCAAAAAAACGTGGGCGACCCAAAAAGTATGGCATCAAAATGACGCCCCCGGAAGTGGAGAAGCTACCGGAATATCAAACAACCGTAAGAATATACGGCAGATTTCGAAAGATACGTTATCGCACCCGGGTATGTCGGGCTCGCTTCCTGAAAGGCCGCAAGGTTCGGGTTGTCTGGGGTCGGTTTGAAAATGATAAAGGACTGACAGAAAGCCGTATATTCATTGCAACCAATACTGGACTTGAAGGTATAGACATCCTTCGTATTTATGCGAAAAGATGGCCGGTTGAACCCATGTTTCAGCAAATTAAACATTCATTTGGTTGCCGCCAGTTATGGCAGCAAAAGCTGAGAACTCTGTTGCGGTGGATGCATCTGAAGATGGCTGGATACGCATTATTGCAACTGTTGACCGTCTGTAAAAATCAAGCAAGCGTGGGCATTTCAAGGATTCCTTGGCGGGATCAGGATACAACCACCGCTGGCATGCTAAGATTTGCACTCGCAGGAATTATCCCCAGATTACCTATTCGTGAGGGCTGGAACCGATATAGCCAAAAATATGAGTTCAATTTTAATAGTTTGACTGACGGAATAGTCAAAGAAAAGAAAAAAGCGGCATAA
- a CDS encoding GntR family transcriptional regulator, whose product MNSPKALEVQRIADAIYKAVIEQRLKAGTRLVETRLAEVMKANRNHVRAAIEILSLRKVVTIERNRGAFVARPGAEEAREIFEARKVIENALIVIAARKCTPDHLKKLEHIIALERQAETDSHRPGLVRQSGEFHLEIARIAGNKRLQEMLETLIAGSSLIAGLYEQTSDFTVSIAQHQEILDGLKKKDVEQLPKIMDNHLGTIEEKVLASYLHKHEPDLAEIFG is encoded by the coding sequence ATGAACTCTCCTAAAGCATTGGAAGTGCAGAGAATAGCAGACGCTATCTATAAGGCGGTTATTGAACAGCGGCTGAAAGCAGGAACCCGACTGGTTGAAACCCGCCTGGCAGAAGTGATGAAGGCCAACCGCAATCATGTTCGGGCGGCAATAGAAATCCTGAGCCTTCGTAAGGTAGTAACCATAGAACGAAACCGGGGAGCATTTGTAGCCAGGCCGGGGGCGGAAGAGGCGCGGGAAATTTTTGAAGCCCGAAAGGTCATTGAGAATGCCTTGATTGTGATTGCTGCCAGAAAATGTACTCCTGATCACCTGAAAAAGCTGGAACATATTATTGCCCTTGAACGGCAGGCGGAAACGGACAGTCATAGGCCGGGTCTGGTTCGACAATCTGGAGAATTTCATCTGGAAATTGCCCGGATTGCCGGTAATAAACGACTGCAGGAAATGCTGGAAACCCTGATTGCTGGCAGTTCGCTGATTGCAGGCCTGTATGAACAAACCAGTGATTTTACCGTTTCCATCGCCCAGCATCAGGAGATCCTTGATGGGTTGAAGAAAAAGGATGTTGAGCAGTTACCAAAGATTATGGATAACCACCTTGGCACCATAGAAGAGAAAGTCCTGGCCAGTTATCTCCACAAGCATGAACCGGATCTTGCCGAAATTTTTGGTTAA
- the allE gene encoding (S)-ureidoglycine aminohydrolase, which produces MSFPDLKTRSVVKPGTYAVIPPEGRVINVIPGIEGCELSIVGSPKIGCSFVQYVGKVKAEGQTTKPFAAESGIESFIYVIDGEGELKVTIGGESKTLSAGGYAYIPDNKALEFANTGRDEVRILLYKQRYIPAEGMQPYTVFGNVHDIQEDNYMGLPQVWIKDLLPVDINFDMNFHVLSFDPGGCHPFIETHVQEHGAYLLEGEGIYLLGQDWVQTVAEDFIWFGPFTQQACYGTGDSRFTYIYSKDCHRDVEI; this is translated from the coding sequence ATGAGTTTCCCTGATCTAAAAACCCGCTCGGTGGTTAAGCCTGGTACCTATGCCGTTATTCCACCGGAAGGTCGGGTCATTAATGTCATCCCTGGCATTGAAGGCTGCGAACTCAGCATTGTTGGCTCACCTAAAATTGGCTGTAGTTTTGTTCAGTATGTTGGCAAAGTGAAGGCGGAAGGCCAAACCACTAAACCCTTTGCAGCTGAATCCGGTATTGAAAGTTTTATTTATGTTATTGATGGCGAGGGAGAACTGAAAGTCACCATCGGTGGCGAAAGTAAAACCCTGTCTGCCGGTGGCTATGCCTATATCCCTGATAATAAAGCCCTGGAGTTTGCCAATACCGGGCGTGATGAGGTTCGCATTCTTCTCTATAAGCAACGCTATATTCCTGCGGAAGGCATGCAGCCCTACACCGTATTCGGAAATGTCCATGATATTCAGGAAGATAATTATATGGGGCTGCCACAGGTGTGGATTAAAGATCTGTTACCTGTAGATATTAACTTTGATATGAACTTCCATGTGCTCAGCTTTGATCCGGGTGGCTGTCACCCCTTTATTGAAACCCATGTTCAGGAGCATGGTGCTTACCTTTTAGAGGGCGAAGGAATTTATTTGCTGGGACAGGATTGGGTGCAAACCGTAGCAGAAGACTTTATCTGGTTCGGCCCGTTCACGCAGCAGGCCTGTTATGGAACCGGTGATAGCCGGTTTACTTATATTTATTCAAAGGACTGTCACCGGGACGTTGAGATTTAA
- a CDS encoding YfcC family protein, producing the protein MSEAAATKPDIKTKKTFKMPDIYVVLVGIIMVMGILTWIVPAGEYARQVMETVHGSKTVVIPGSFEYVASSPVGFFDLLFSIPRGLENAAELVFMTLLVGGAIGVIRRTGIIEMGVNYLLTVLGQRTQLMIPILTLSFATISGFIGVPELSIAFLPIVMPLMFRLGYDSITATAIAMLPTTLGFAFGITIPGTVGIGQAISELPLFSGAWLRALTLFGAMVICIVYTMRYASRIKANPEASLMYAEDLNTRQALAADNQASVSEYSFRHKLAGIFTLLMFAAIITAILKLGLSYSQMGALFMGMAIVTSLIAGDSLDRMCQNFNTSFKEMLVGALIVGIARAISLVMMDGNIIDTIVHGMEVAVSSLPNSLTVIGIFIGQLLINFPVPSGSGQTILTMPVLVPLGDLLGITRQTLVLVTQWGDGLTNLIFPTSGYFVATLAIARISLSRWLKFYLPLFVTLCVMAGIVMTVSNAMGYGPF; encoded by the coding sequence ATGTCTGAAGCGGCTGCGACAAAACCGGACATCAAAACAAAAAAGACATTCAAAATGCCTGATATCTACGTTGTGCTCGTGGGTATCATTATGGTGATGGGGATTCTGACCTGGATAGTCCCTGCCGGAGAATATGCCCGGCAAGTCATGGAAACTGTCCATGGCAGCAAGACGGTTGTTATACCGGGTTCCTTTGAATATGTAGCTTCCAGTCCAGTGGGCTTTTTTGATTTATTGTTCTCTATACCCAGAGGGTTGGAAAATGCCGCAGAGCTGGTGTTTATGACCCTGTTGGTGGGCGGTGCCATCGGTGTGATTCGCCGTACCGGCATTATCGAAATGGGCGTCAATTATTTACTGACGGTTCTTGGCCAGAGAACCCAGCTGATGATCCCTATTCTGACCTTATCCTTTGCCACCATTAGTGGATTTATCGGTGTACCGGAACTCTCCATCGCCTTTCTGCCCATTGTCATGCCCCTTATGTTCCGCCTGGGTTATGACTCCATCACAGCCACAGCCATAGCCATGCTGCCTACCACCCTGGGGTTTGCCTTTGGTATTACCATTCCGGGTACGGTGGGCATTGGTCAGGCGATTAGCGAACTGCCACTTTTTTCCGGTGCCTGGCTCAGGGCTTTGACCCTGTTTGGAGCCATGGTGATATGTATTGTTTACACCATGCGTTATGCCTCCAGAATTAAAGCGAATCCCGAAGCCAGCCTGATGTATGCCGAGGATTTAAATACCCGTCAGGCACTGGCAGCAGATAACCAGGCGTCAGTGTCTGAATATAGCTTCCGTCATAAGCTGGCAGGTATTTTTACCCTGTTGATGTTTGCTGCCATCATTACGGCCATTTTGAAACTGGGGCTGAGCTATTCCCAGATGGGTGCACTGTTTATGGGGATGGCAATTGTCACTTCATTAATAGCGGGAGATAGCCTTGACCGCATGTGTCAGAACTTCAATACCTCCTTTAAAGAGATGCTGGTGGGGGCATTAATTGTGGGTATTGCCCGGGCCATTTCTTTAGTGATGATGGATGGCAATATTATCGACACCATTGTTCATGGCATGGAAGTGGCCGTTTCCTCTTTGCCTAACTCATTGACGGTAATTGGTATTTTCATCGGACAGTTATTGATTAACTTTCCGGTGCCCTCCGGCTCAGGACAAACCATTCTGACCATGCCGGTATTAGTGCCACTGGGGGATTTACTGGGAATCACCCGGCAGACACTGGTGCTTGTCACCCAGTGGGGTGATGGGCTGACCAACCTGATCTTCCCGACATCCGGCTATTTTGTTGCCACTCTGGCCATTGCCAGAATCAGCCTGAGCCGCTGGCTGAAATTTTATCTGCCGCTGTTTGTCACCTTATGTGTGATGGCAGGTATCGTGATGACTGTATCCAATGCCATGGGCTATGGGCCATTTTAA